In Chromatiales bacterium, the following are encoded in one genomic region:
- the fabA gene encoding 3-hydroxyacyl-[acyl-carrier-protein] dehydratase FabA, which translates to MRTQRTERPHRHPKRHNPPLNDHTPRFTPKSAYGFDDLLACGRGEMFGPGNAQLPMPPMLMMSRITHISADGGVHGRGEIRAELDVKDDLWFFDCHFPGDPVMPGCLGLDAMWQLIGFFLAWKGGLGHGRALGGGDIKFTGQVTPANRLVTYQIDVKRVVMRQLVVGIADARMSVDGREIYSGNDLRVGLFQSTEGF; encoded by the coding sequence ATGCGCACCCAGCGGACCGAAAGACCGCACCGACACCCAAAACGACACAATCCGCCATTGAACGATCACACCCCACGCTTCACGCCCAAATCGGCTTACGGATTCGATGACCTGCTCGCCTGTGGGCGCGGTGAGATGTTCGGCCCGGGCAACGCCCAGCTGCCGATGCCGCCGATGCTGATGATGAGCCGCATCACGCACATCTCGGCGGACGGTGGGGTGCATGGCCGCGGCGAGATTCGCGCTGAACTCGACGTGAAAGACGATCTGTGGTTTTTCGACTGTCACTTTCCCGGCGATCCGGTCATGCCCGGCTGCCTCGGCCTCGACGCCATGTGGCAGCTCATCGGCTTTTTTCTGGCCTGGAAAGGCGGACTGGGCCATGGCCGCGCGCTCGGCGGCGGTGACATCAAGTTCACAGGTCAGGTCACGCCCGCGAATCGGCTCGTGACCTACCAGATCGACGTCAAGCGCGTCGTCATGCGCCAGCTGGTGGTCGGCATTGCCGATGCGCGGATGAGCGTGGACGGGCGTGAGATCTATTCCGGCAATGACCTGCGGGTCGGACTGTTCCAGTCGACGGAGGGCTTTTGA
- the fabB gene encoding beta-ketoacyl-ACP synthase I, producing MNLSGTQRRVVVTGLGIVSSIGVGAPAVSAALRDGASGIVRCEQYVELGLRTAVHGAVDIDPAEHIDRRVLRFMGDAAAYAYIAMQQAIDDAGLQENDISNPRTGLVMGSGGASTSNNIAAVDILREKGVRRIGPYMVPRTMGSTTSACLATPYRIRGVNYSISSACSTSAHCIGHAAELIQFGKQDRVFAGGGEELHWSMTCLFDAMGALSSNYNDTPARASRAYDAARDGFVIAGGGGVVVLEALEVAEARGAKIYGELVGYGATSDGYDMVQPSGEGAVRCMQQALATVDTPIDYINAHGTSTPIGDLRELEAVREVFGEKGPPISSTKSLTGHALGAAGVNEAIYSLLMLRDDFIAASAHIDELDPAADGFDIVRERRDQAGLRTVMSNSFGFGGTNATLIFRKG from the coding sequence TTGAACCTCTCAGGCACGCAACGCCGGGTCGTCGTAACCGGCCTGGGCATCGTCTCGAGCATCGGCGTCGGGGCGCCCGCGGTCAGCGCCGCACTGCGCGACGGCGCAAGCGGAATCGTACGCTGCGAACAGTATGTCGAACTCGGCCTGCGCACCGCGGTGCATGGTGCGGTCGACATCGACCCGGCCGAGCACATCGACCGGCGCGTGCTGCGTTTCATGGGCGATGCCGCAGCGTATGCCTACATCGCCATGCAGCAGGCCATCGACGACGCGGGTCTTCAGGAAAACGACATCTCGAATCCGCGCACCGGTCTGGTCATGGGCTCCGGCGGCGCTTCGACCTCCAACAACATCGCTGCTGTCGATATCCTGCGTGAGAAGGGTGTGCGGCGCATTGGACCGTACATGGTGCCACGCACCATGGGCAGCACCACTTCCGCCTGCCTGGCAACGCCCTATCGCATTCGTGGCGTGAATTATTCGATCAGTTCGGCCTGCTCGACCAGCGCGCATTGCATCGGACACGCCGCGGAACTGATCCAGTTCGGCAAGCAGGACCGTGTGTTCGCCGGCGGCGGCGAGGAACTGCACTGGTCGATGACCTGCCTGTTCGACGCGATGGGTGCCCTGTCGTCGAACTACAACGACACACCGGCGCGCGCCTCGCGCGCCTACGATGCCGCACGCGACGGTTTCGTCATCGCCGGCGGTGGCGGCGTGGTGGTTCTGGAGGCCCTGGAGGTCGCCGAGGCACGGGGCGCGAAGATCTACGGCGAACTGGTCGGCTACGGCGCCACGTCCGACGGTTACGACATGGTGCAGCCATCCGGCGAGGGCGCCGTGCGCTGCATGCAGCAGGCGCTGGCAACCGTCGACACACCGATCGACTACATCAACGCCCATGGCACGTCCACACCGATCGGCGATCTGCGCGAACTCGAAGCCGTGCGTGAGGTATTCGGTGAAAAGGGCCCGCCGATCTCCTCGACCAAGTCGCTGACCGGGCACGCCCTCGGCGCCGCCGGCGTCAACGAGGCGATCTACTCGCTGCTGATGCTGCGCGATGATTTCATCGCCGCCTCGGCGCATATCGACGAACTCGACCCGGCCGCGGACGGTTTCGACATCGTGCGCGAGCGTCGTGACCAGGCCGGCCTGCGCACCGTCATGTCGAACAGCTTCGGCTTCGGCGGCACCAATGCGACGCTGATTTTCCGCAAGGGCTAG
- the nudB gene encoding dihydroneopterin triphosphate diphosphatase — MAPANQPEAKSVGPRYKRPESIQVVVFTHAGEVLLLRRRDAPGFWQSVTGSLEAGESPRAAAVRELWEETGLGANGLVDAHRRFRFRIVPPWTARYRPGARFNLEHLFYLPLPSRRLIRLDSAAHDCYRWLPAGQAAGQAASWTNQKAIRALPGFR; from the coding sequence GTGGCACCAGCGAACCAGCCTGAGGCCAAATCGGTCGGGCCGCGGTACAAGCGGCCCGAGTCGATACAGGTCGTCGTGTTCACCCATGCCGGCGAGGTGCTGCTGCTCCGGCGGCGCGATGCACCCGGCTTCTGGCAGTCGGTAACCGGCAGTCTGGAGGCGGGCGAATCACCACGCGCCGCGGCGGTGCGTGAGCTGTGGGAAGAGACCGGCCTGGGTGCGAACGGCCTGGTCGACGCGCATCGGCGGTTTCGTTTTCGGATCGTTCCGCCGTGGACGGCGCGCTATCGCCCCGGGGCGCGCTTCAACCTGGAGCATCTGTTCTACCTGCCGCTGCCAAGCCGGCGACTTATTCGGCTCGATTCAGCTGCGCATGATTGCTACCGCTGGTTGCCGGCGGGGCAGGCCGCAGGGCAGGCGGCTTCATGGACGAATCAGAAAGCGATTCGAGCGCTGCCTGGATTTCGGTAG